DNA from Halorarum salinum:
TCGGGGCGGTGTTTCCGGGTGGTCTGCTGAGAGGTTGATTTGGGCCCTGATTGTTTGCGGGGTCCAACCCTCTGGAAGCTGTATGCCGGTGAGTTGGAGTGATTGGTTTACTTCCATTGGTGGCAGAACGCGTGGCACACGGAAATATTTTCTGTTTCGGTATCTTCAAAACAGATATTGAATCAATCTGCAGGTGGGGAATCCCTTCCACAATCATCTGATTCTGATGAGGTGGACGTGTTGTAGAGTACGATCTCACCGAAAAAGGGCCCAGTGTTCTACAGCACATTTAGTCAGTCATCGTCGCCGTCGTTGTTGCCGCGGAAGATAATCCACAGGCCAGCGAGGCCGAGGGCGGCTGCCCACTGTTCACGACTCGGGTTGAAATCAGCGTCTCGGATGAGGGCGTGGTCGCGGACAGCACTCCATTCGGCCAGCACCCACACCGCGGACAGGAGGAGGACAGCGAATACGGCCGGGTGGGCGAACAGGTACTCGGGAAGCGTCATGGCGGGGGCTGCTCTCGCTCGTGGTCAGGTGTCTCGGGCGTGACTGGGACGCGAACGAGACCGCCGTACCCGGTGAGCAACCGTGTGAGGGCTCGTGTGGCGAACAGGATCAGGCCGATGGCGGTGAGCCCGAGCAGGGGGATGCTGACCGCATCGTACATGATCGCAAGGACGACGGCACCGGGCAGCACCAGGGCGGCTGGCACGGCCGTATCTTCCGGCCCGGCGATGATGAGGAGGATGGCAGCGACCTGTACGAGTACGACCAGTGTTAGACTCACGATACAGGTGGGTGTACGGGTTCAGCCGCGAAAAGCGTTTCGGATATAGTGTACTTCAGTAATATATGTACTCTCGTGTTTTCTTTCCGATTGTAACCTCTAGTGTTTTACAAAGCCGGGGCGAAGGCTGTGGACAAGACATGGTTGATGCGGACGATGCTGAGGTGGTTGGTGAGGTGTTGCAGGCCGTCGGGAACCCGCACAGGCTCCGGCTTCTCTATGGCTTGGCCACTGGCCGGTCGCGACAGGAACTGGCCGGAGAGCTCCCGATCTCGGGTAGCGGTGTCACGAATCATTTGCGTGTGTTGGCGGATGCAGACCTGATTTATCGTGGTGAGGACGGGTGGCAGGTGTCACCGCTGGGTCGGGTGATCGCGGACTGGGTTGGTGGGTCTGCTGGTGACATTGTCGAGGCGAAACACCGGCTGGGTGATGCACAGGAGCAGGCCGCGGCGGAGCTGGCTGAGGTGCCGTTGTCGGGCCAGGAATTGGAGCGGGCGGTGCAACGGCGGAAATGGGAATTGGTGCGCGAGGAGGTCGCAGGATTGCTTGAAGACGCGGATACCGACGCGTAACACGTTGTTCTCCGTCGTTTGCCGCGAATGAACTCCTCGATTATTTGAACTCCCAGTGCCATGAAAAGCTAACCCGCGAAAAAGTCAGCACAAGAAACTTTTATGCCCTGACACGTGCGGTATGGACTATGAAACGCCGCGTATTCCTTTCTACTGCTTCCGCTGGTACCGCCTTAATCGCTGGTTGCACCAGCAACGACGAGCCTGGGGACACCCCAGAGGAGACCGGTACTGACACCCCGCCTGACACGGTCACAGACACAGATTCGGACACGCCAACTGAGACAGAATCGGATACCTCGACCGAGTCAACGCCGGAGTACGACGCGGTCATAGAATACACTGCCCACGTGCAGGATGACGCGAACGGCGAGTACGACCTTCCGGAACCGATTTACGATAACTGGAGTTGGATCGTGATTGACTTCGAGGTCGTGGAGGGGCAGCTGGATATGGAGGACGTTTGGTTTAACGGACTGTTTGAAACTGAGCAGCGGTATTACACGGTTTCGAAGCAGACTGACGGCGCCGAGGATGGTATCGAGTCACGAGGAGCGATCCGTCAGGGAAGTGGTGGCGTGACGCTGCACGAGTATCCGCCAAGCCCGGCGTCCGATCTTGTGGGGCCGATGTTTGCTGCGATGGACTCGAGTATCGGTGGGGATGGTGTCGTGACGGACGGCCCGACCGACCTGTACCCTTCTGTCACAGTTGAGTATTCGGTGGAAACCGCTCAGAATCCGGACGTGCTCCGTGACGAACACGAGGCTGAGCAGGGGAACGTGTGGGCGACTGTGAATCTAAACGTGGCTGAGGGGGTGCTCAATCTTGAGGATGTGTGGTTCCGGAGCCAGTTACTGACTGATTCTCGCGTGTACGAGTGCGACCATACGAGCCAATTTGCCGAGCAAGGGGTTCGGGCGCGTGGACTCGTCAAGCAGGGTTACTCGGCAAACGCTCTGTACCAGATCGCGGAGAACGAGTCTGTCGAGGAATGGGGGTATCAGGAGGACAACCGGCAGGACGTTACTATCCGGAGAGTTTGAATCACGAGTTGTCATATGTTGTGAAGAGCAGGCTCTACTGAGCGACAGATCTAGTTAGTTGATTGTTTGATAGAGAGATTCCAATTGTTCCAACCGGTTCCAAGGTTCCCCTCAACTTATTTAAAGCAACTTTGATAGTCCTGTTTACAGGTTGATGATTGATCTCGGTGTTGTACAGTTCGGAGCCGCAACAGGGCTCGTCGTGCTGGTGCTTTTGCTGGCCACGGCCATCAAGGGATCTGGGCGGGACCGAGATGCTGTTCTTCGGTATTCGTACGTTGAGCTGGTAGTGATCGCAGCATCGGTCTATCACCAGTTTGCGGTGGTGTCACCCCAGACCGGCGTGGAGAACATTATCGATGGGGCGACGTGGTGGATTATGGGTGTCGTGATTCTGCGGCCATGGCTCAGTGATTTGGTGGATAAGTAGCGCTTCGACGAGAGGTTCAACACCGTGACCAAGCACGCGCATAACGATATTGGACGGAGCCTGGTGCTCCGCCACCATGTAATTCACTGTCAGGTCCTGGGTACCCTGACTACTGATGTTCAGTTCTTACAGGATGTGGGCGTGTGGCAGCGGCGCTTTTCCGAAAACCCGTTGCTGGAGGTGAACTTCACACAATGGTATTCGACCTCCTTGATCAGGTAGACGATGTAGTCTGGACATGGTTGCTACACCTCTCTGCATTCCTCGCTGGCATTCATCTCGTGTTAGTCGGGATGGAGTATTTGACGCAGCCAGCACAGTCATTGCTAGGTGAACAGCTTGCTGGGATTGGGCTACACGCATCCGGGTTAGCGCTGAGTCTGGAAGGAGCGGTCACGATCTTTGTGCTGCTGGTCGGCACGCTTCTCACACTCATCGGGCTTGGTTTCCTACTGTATGTTGGGAAGCAGGTGTTTGAGCAGTATATGGCGTAAGCGTGGTGGAGCTAAACACCCGCTCCGTCATTCTTTTTCTTTCCTTTTCTCCGGGTTTTGACTGCAACTTTTATAAGGAAGCTTGGGTAGTACGGTAATCAGTACGGCTCCTCTCGGACTTTCCTTCGAGGAGAGCACTCTGCAAACCCATAGGTGGATCAACGCTGACCACGACTCGTAAGCCCCGGAGCACAGGCCAAACGTCCAGCCAGCTGGTGTATGGCGCTACTACCCGCATCGACAGCCAGCCGGCCGGGCTAAATGTCGTACTCCGTGGAAGCGGTAGCGCTTATTGTAGTGTTCAATGCGGTCAGCGGTATCCATCGCGAA
Protein-coding regions in this window:
- a CDS encoding ArsR/SmtB family transcription factor, whose translation is MVDADDAEVVGEVLQAVGNPHRLRLLYGLATGRSRQELAGELPISGSGVTNHLRVLADADLIYRGEDGWQVSPLGRVIADWVGGSAGDIVEAKHRLGDAQEQAAAELAEVPLSGQELERAVQRRKWELVREEVAGLLEDADTDA